A genomic stretch from Aedes albopictus strain Foshan chromosome 2, AalbF5, whole genome shotgun sequence includes:
- the LOC109398251 gene encoding general odorant-binding protein 66-like: MNFIVFLAILVLAVDTDKAPVDAEDCIDVEKNAEEIRQCCDIPSPLEMENIQQCKEKYQQELGSDVPNFVTCIFDCHARELGVLTGEQDIDEAKMLEMVNQVPDEDVKKLMEQSVKECFKAKDEILEKAKGQNMKCHPLAMMMTECIMHAIFSECETLPNHWKGSEICTQVKNGAKPCA, translated from the exons ATGAATTTCATTGTTTTCCTAGCAATTTTGGTGCTGGCCGTCGACACTGATAAG gCACCGGTCGACGCCGAGGACTGCATTGATGTTGAGAAAAAT GCTGAAGAAATAAGACAGTGCTGCGACATTCCGAGCCCACTGGAGATGGAGAACATTCAACAGTGCAAAGAAAAGTATCAACAGGAGCTTGGATCAGATGTACCAAATTTTGTGACC TGCATCTTCGATTGCCACGCCCGGGAACTTGGAGTACTCACCGGCGAGCAGGACATCGATGAAGCAAAGATGCTGGAAATGGTCAATCAAGTTCCCGACGAGGACGTCAAGAAACTGATGGAACAAAGCGTCAAGGAGTGCTTCAAAGCGAAGGATGAAATTTTGGAAAAGGCCAAAGGACAAAACATGAAGTGCCACCCGCTGGCAATGATGATGACTGAGTGCATCATGCATGCCATCTTCTCCGAGTGCGAAACGCTCCCGAACCACTGGAAGGGAT CCGAAATTTGCACCCAGGTGAAAAATGGAGCAAAGCCGTGTGCCTGA